TGCCCCAACACCGCCCCCTCTAACCGTGCAGAGCCAGCCTCAGAAGCCTCACCAGTCAACGTCTAGCCAGCTGGTAAATCTCTTAATGATGTGTTTCATctgtgagggagaaaaaaatagtCCTGTATCAGCGTGACTCAGgaacaaaagaaataattacTGTGTTCACATTCAGATGTTTCTCATGGAAACTATTGAAATAAATGCGTTACAGAGAATTCTCTGTATTTAACCTAACAGGAAATATTCATGTACATTCCATTTAAATTGTCTTGTGTAGCTATTGTGTCTAATAGTTTATTTAAATGGTTCAGCTCAAAGTTTTTCTtaaactttgtttgttttctgatctCTGCCATAATTCCCTTGTCCTCTCCCGCTTTAGGACTCTCTCGTGCACCGCCCACAGGCTGCAGACGCTCCACCACTGTCTGGAAATCCTTCGGCAGAAACAGGCTTTGCCTCTACTTGCAACACACCTAGCACTTCCCTCCAGCCTGAGCAAAGCTGCCTCGAGTTACCTGACAAGTATGAAAACgcagacacacattcattcacagacgaaaaaaaaactttgaactGTGAAGTCACAGGTCACAGTAGATTGCTTGTTGGTCCATTTTCATTGCGCAAGTGCCCATGTTGTGTAAACTGCATTGTAGAAATTATGTTTTGCTTGTATGTGATCTCTCTGTTGCCTCATTTGTATGTGGAGGTAACAGGTGACTCCTTAGATTTTATGTCGTGGTGTTTGAAGACTgttatgttttaaaaagttaGCAAACCTCTTTATTGGCGCATCAGTTTTCGGGTGCTTGGATGTTGTGATTATCCACTTCCTCCATTTTATGTCAGGGAACAGAACAACGATGGCCTAATTTACTAACAGTTgttcccctccctctcactcgTCATTTCCAGTGTCTCATATCCAGAGAAGATTGGCCAGATCACAAATCTTACTGCAGTCCAACCTGGTTTTCCCAGGCTACATGCAAATAAGGGTCTGTCCTACTGAAGCTCAGAGGAAATGGATGAATCATATTAATAAAGTGCAATGATTTGCTCTCAAACATGCTGCTTTCCTACCAACACAAATCATTCACTGAACTGATGAGGGATCAAATTAATGCTACAACAGCTCAGTGCAACTTCTAAGTGGAACCGCTTTTCCTGCCGCTTTAATGAGACAGGGAGACGGACTGCTAATATCGGTGTCACTAAATTCAGCTGATGTCAGAGGGGACAGAGGATGAAATTAAGGGGGAAATGTGAAGTAATTGTGTCAGAGTTTTATGGTTTATGGCATAAAATAATCAGTTGGCAGTGtcagtgtaaaaacatttaTAGCAGACTTTATCACAGAGAAGTAGAACATTTGGTGCAGTCTTTGATCCAATACGGCTCCATGGATTTGAGACTGAAGAACGGGTAAACAATGACACTGGTGTTGCTTTCATGTGGTACTGACTGTGATGTATCTGCTGTTTATTCAGGAAGGCTGAAGAAGAGACACACGATGactcggctgctgctgctgcccctgCTGCCCCTTCTGTACTGGTTTCAGACAAAGAGCCAACTGCTGCTCCATCACAGCTGATACCAGTggtgaggacaaacacacgcacacacacacacactatgcagaaaagcatctctgcatgaaatctgtttgtgtctgttcagATTAACAACACAACAGTGGCAGAGCAGCCCCAGACCAGAGTCAGTGTGAATCAACAGCAGTCCTCCTTTGGTGAGTGACTAAGACACTATGTCTTTCAGTTAAACTGTCCCAGCTGTTAATtacatgttttgtcttttgaattcaataaaacatgggttaattattataattagaATTGCAGTAACATCTCAGCACGAGTAAAGAATGATATAAAACCATTTTTTCTCTGAATGCAAAGGTCCAGCATCGAGACACTCAGGGCCACCAACTTTCTGGGGCAGGTCAgtgatttgtctgtgtgtgtgtgcagtctgtATTTGACTCTATCCACTGTTTCAAGACtgatttcctcttcctgtgtgttCCCCACAGCTCCTCATCCTTCCCAGGCTGTCCCACTGGAGGCTGGACTCAATCCCAACAGCttaattcctcctcctcctccttttcctcttcctcttcatatACACCTACTGCTCaatctctctttccctcccccctTCTTAACACATACCTCTCAGCTCACCGGTCTCATAGCAGTTACCCTCCTGGATACCCACCTACCACGCCCATGTGGAAATTACCATGCACCCAGGGTGCTCCCATCCCTTCCCTCTGCTCCCCTGCCTCCACCTCTTCCATCCCTTCCCTCATCCCCAAGGAGTGGGACAGGCatcagagaaagaagaagggaaggTATACTGAAAAACAAGTATTGGATttgttggagagagagagagagagagagagagagagagagagagagagagagagagagagagagagacaaatccaatatatatatagtattgGTCTTACAAATCAAATATTATACTTTGAACGCCACAGATATGTGGTGAGTAGTTTAATAGTAGCTGCAGAGGTCCTGTTGTCTGAGGACAATTTACTGATAATAATATGAAATCTATCCCTTGACTCAGCCgcttccctctctttttgtcACTCAGGTCACCTCACAGAGGATCTACATACAGACGCTCTTCCTCTCGCTCTAATTCAAAGTCTTCCAAGTCCAAGTCTTCTCGATCCTACTCTCGCTCTTCAAGCAGGTCCCAATCCCGTTCGCGATCCAGATCCCAAGGCAGATCAAGGTATTTGGTTCCCTTTATGCTACACACCTGTGATTCTTATGTATAATTTTAATTATTCGTGTTATTGTAAGCTACATAAGTTTAGGGTTGTGAAGCCTTTGAAACACTGAGGAAAACGTCAGATATGACTTTTAGGACCAATAGATGTTAAATGCAGGCTGTTCCTGGAGggtgcaataaataaatatcagtaAATAGTTTTGACCCCACAACCAGGACTTCCTAGAGTCTCCCCTGGTTGCCTGGCTTTGTTTTGTTATACTAATTATTGAGCCTTAGAAGTACTGGTAACAGGATTttgtttgtccattttaaaaTTCCAAAATACAGCAGGTGCTGTACTTTCCacaatttccttttctttcatcgACAGGATGAAATTGGAAATGAGATAGAATCAAACAATAACAAGGCAAAGATGCATTACAATGTGTGTGACACATAACTGATGATTGAAAATATTTTCCGTGTTTTTTgccttgatttgttttttttccaggcctCGCTCACCTTACTCCCGTCACAGAGATCACCACACCCGTTCTCATGCCTCCCACTCCTATACCTATGGCTACAAACGCTCACGCTCCCCTACACCTTCCTCGTCATCTTCACCTCAAGTTGGTTACCATTCCAGGTCCAAGTCACCGTCAGATCATCGAAAAAATCGCCACCACAGCGGCCATCGCACCAAGAAGTCTGCTTCAAGCAGCTATAGCTCCAGGAGGCAAGGAGAACCCCcagagagagaagtgggagGCTCTGGGGCGGGTTTAGCCAGTTCCCTGTATGGTCATGACGCAAGCAGTCTGGAGCTGGACAGAGAGCGCTACCTGCAGTGGAAGGAGGAGTACAAAGAGTGGTATGAGAAATATTTCAGCAGCTATGTCAGCCACTTCCACCAGATGCATATTCCCTTCGTcaatcttcctcctcctcctcagtgggAAGGAAGCCAAAATCAATCACATGCCAACTCGGATTCTCGCCACCGATGCACTGCCCGGATGGACGGCCGCTCCCCTCCATCGCAGTCATCCAGTGACAGCCGCTCCTCTCCATCTCAGTCTTCAAGTGATAGCCGCTCCACGCCATCTCAGTCATCTAGTGACACTCGCTCCTCTTCATCTCATACATCCAACGACAGCCGTTCCCCTCCCTCTCAGTCGTGCAGCGATGGTCACTCCACACCGTCGGAAGACGGAGCTCAGCCAGGGGCATGTCAACAACAGAGGGACGGACACCTGCCAAAGAGTAGTACGGAGGTGGAACCGCAAGAAAGAAGTAAAGATGACCAGGGTATTACAAATTTGGAGGACCTCAGCACCAGAATATATGCCCAAAGGACAATGAAGGAGCATGAGGAAGGAAGACAAGAGGAGTCGTCATCCCCTGATGCTGCAGACTCAAGAAATAACAGCAGAAAGAATGAGAGGAGACATGAGACTGGACCACATACAGGCATGGATGACACCTCAATGCGGGACAAAGCAACTACCTTAAAACCTCAGTCTTTGGATAAAgactgtgaaagaaaaagcagagaacaAAGAAACTTGAAAGGAGAGAAACGATGGAGAATAGGCAAAGATTCAGACTCCAGGCAAGATGTGGAGAGACGgcacaaaataaaacccaataAAGAGGCAGACAGGGTGGATTCAGATACATACAGAAACCCTGGAGGCACCAAAGCTCCTGACTTAAGATCAGACAAGaatagaaaaagaacagaagagagagtgaaTCCGAGTGAATCCCCCAATCCTTTTGacagaaagaagcaaaaaacagagaataaaaaagagaaaaaaacatggactCTGTCAGAGGGAGACATCTGGGAGGGAGGAATAACGGTGAAGCCACAGAAGaaaatcaacatcaacatcaacctGGATgggaaaaagaaggaggagaaaactgaa
The window above is part of the Toxotes jaculatrix isolate fToxJac2 chromosome 18, fToxJac2.pri, whole genome shotgun sequence genome. Proteins encoded here:
- the rbbp6 gene encoding E3 ubiquitin-protein ligase RBBP6 isoform X3; translated protein: MTHVHYKFSSKLSYDTVVFDGPHITLRDLKRQIMVREKLRAGDCDLQITNAQTKQEYTDDEGLIPKGSSVIVRRIPISGGKSSSNSKTHNIERSDAQLHHAFGALKAMDDQTTSSALPFFSKMVNLADADVPEEDKIKVMLNQSTYDSKNYNKKFGTVLPANYTCYRCGNTGHHIRNCPTSGQDKNFEAPLRIKKSTGIPRSFMVEVDDPNIKGAMLTNCGRYAIPAIDAEAYAIGKKEKPPFVPQEQPKSEAEEEPVPDELVCLICRDLLSDAVVIPCCGNSYCDDCIRTTLLDSEEHVCPTCSQSNVSPDTLIANKFLRQAVNNFKKERGYTKSLTRRCGMSQSQNPTLTPSPAPTPPPLTVQSQPQKPHQSTSSQLDSLVHRPQAADAPPLSGNPSAETGFASTCNTPSTSLQPEQSCLELPDKKAEEETHDDSAAAAAPAAPSVLVSDKEPTAAPSQLIPVINNTTVAEQPQTRVSVNQQQSSFGPASRHSGPPTFWGSSSSFPGCPTGGWTQSQQLNSSSSSFSSSSSYTPTAQSLFPSPLLNTYLSAHRSHSSYPPGYPPTTPMWKLPCTQGAPIPSLCSPASTSSIPSLIPKEWDRHQRKKKGRSPHRGSTYRRSSSRSNSKSSKSKSSRSYSRSSSRSQSRSRSRSQGRSRPRSPYSRHRDHHTRSHASHSYTYGYKRSRSPTPSSSSSPQVGYHSRSKSPSDHRKNRHHSGHRTKKSASSSYSSRRQGEPPEREVGGSGAGLASSLYGHDASSLELDRERYLQWKEEYKEWYEKYFSSYVSHFHQMHIPFVNLPPPPQWEGSQNQSHANSDSRHRCTARMDGRSPPSQSSSDSRSSPSQSSSDSRSTPSQSSSDTRSSSSHTSNDSRSPPSQSCSDGHSTPSEDGAQPGACQQQRDGHLPKSSTEVEPQERSKDDQGITNLEDLSTRIYAQRTMKEHEEGRQEESSSPDAADSRNNSRKNERRHETGPHTGMDDTSMRDKATTLKPQSLDKDCERKSREQRNLKGEKRWRIGKDSDSRQDVERRHKIKPNKEADRVDSDTYRNPGGTKAPDLRSDKNRKRTEERVNPSESPNPFDRKKQKTENKKEKKTWTLSEGDIWEGGITVKPQKKINININLDGKKKEEKTEKQWSVAGKSKEEIRKTGDGEEKSNRGETDIKEKTESSREKEGMFEEKIKPDKGEARQSWERATFRDDKREMWEKTGVEENTGEKKEDREEEDFDLWHCALRGVNEEKESKKQWEEGRSMKAGKGEEVTRDERRSMTGKVEEEEQGQGDEMGALVQNSQERAEGENTWKENRGNLPGESKPKEALMEGVKRRMVIEEDTMRFKSQSSRDASQHNRPNSNMDNGRTTVVKTLEDFAPDRATEREDQLVPIQVPRSKWEKEESEEEERSEGEVRVQKLPPVVLSSPLMTPANRETQGDHDQKRQRFKEFAHAQDCQQLRFIFTEPAMLQLA